The following are encoded in a window of Mycobacterium vicinigordonae genomic DNA:
- the hisB gene encoding imidazoleglycerol-phosphate dehydratase HisB: protein MTAIETRRARIERRTKESDIVIELDLDGTGQVDIDTGVPYFDHMLTALGSHASFDLTVHTKGDVEIEAHHTVEDTAIALGQALGEALGDKKGIRRFGDAFIPMDETLAHAAVDVSGRPYCVHTGEPDHLQHFTITGNSVPYHTVINRHVFESLAMNARIALHVRVLYGRDPHHITEAEYKAVARALRHAVEFDPRVSGVPSTKGVL from the coding sequence GTGACAGCCATCGAGACGCGGCGCGCGCGCATCGAACGCCGCACCAAGGAATCCGACATCGTCATCGAACTCGACCTCGACGGCACCGGTCAGGTCGACATCGACACGGGCGTCCCGTATTTCGACCACATGCTCACGGCGCTGGGCAGTCACGCCAGCTTCGACCTGACCGTGCACACCAAAGGTGACGTCGAGATCGAGGCGCACCACACGGTCGAGGACACCGCAATCGCACTCGGCCAGGCGCTGGGCGAGGCGTTGGGCGACAAAAAGGGTATCCGCCGTTTCGGCGACGCGTTCATCCCGATGGACGAGACGCTGGCGCACGCCGCCGTCGACGTATCCGGTCGTCCGTACTGCGTGCACACCGGGGAGCCGGATCACTTGCAGCACTTCACGATCACCGGGAACTCGGTGCCCTATCACACCGTCATCAACCGGCACGTGTTCGAGTCGTTGGCGATGAACGCTCGCATTGCGCTGCACGTGCGGGTGCTCTACGGCCGCGACCCGCACCACATCACCGAGGCGGAATACAAAGCGGTGGCCCGCGCGTTGCGTCACGCTGTCGAGTTCGATCCCCGGGTCTCAGGAGTACCGTCTACCAAAGGTGTTCTGTGA
- a CDS encoding TIGR02234 family membrane protein, with product MADAARRVRLTVGLAQLLLVVAAGTLWAASRLTWVTVRSFDGLGQPKEVALSGVTWSTALLPLAIVNLAAAIAALAVRGWQLRALAVLLAASSFAVGYLGVSLWAVPDVAARGADLAHVPVATLVGSGRQYTGAVITVVAAVCTLLAATLLMRASTAAPARSRSTKYLAPGARRSMARDDTPSGEPKLSERTIWDALDAGRDPTDGSPEADTEGR from the coding sequence GTGGCTGACGCCGCACGCCGCGTCCGGCTGACCGTGGGGCTCGCCCAGCTGCTGCTGGTGGTTGCCGCCGGCACGCTGTGGGCGGCGTCGCGGCTGACGTGGGTGACCGTCCGGTCGTTCGACGGCCTTGGGCAGCCCAAAGAGGTGGCGCTATCCGGCGTCACTTGGTCGACGGCGCTGCTGCCGCTGGCGATCGTGAACCTGGCCGCCGCAATCGCTGCCCTGGCCGTGCGCGGCTGGCAGCTGCGCGCGTTGGCAGTGCTGCTGGCGGCGTCGAGCTTCGCCGTCGGCTATCTGGGTGTCAGCCTGTGGGCGGTGCCGGACGTGGCTGCCCGCGGCGCCGACCTGGCGCATGTCCCGGTGGCGACGCTGGTGGGAAGTGGGCGCCAGTACACCGGTGCGGTGATCACGGTGGTGGCTGCGGTGTGCACGCTGCTTGCCGCGACGTTGTTGATGCGCGCCTCGACCGCCGCCCCGGCACGCTCGCGCAGCACGAAGTATCTGGCGCCCGGAGCACGGCGGTCGATGGCGCGCGATGACACCCCGTCGGGCGAACCCAAGCTGTCAGAGCGCACGATTTGGGATGCTCTCGACGCGGGCCGGGACCCTACGGATGGGTCGCCCGAGGCGGACACCGAGGGGCGGTGA
- the hisF gene encoding imidazole glycerol phosphate synthase subunit HisF, whose protein sequence is MLNDVNDLAVRVIPCLDVDAGRVVKGVNFENLRDAGDPVELAAAYDAEGADELTFLDVTASSSGRDTMLDVVRRTAEQVFIPLTVGGGVRTVADVDVLLRAGADKVSVNTAAIARPELLAEMARKFGSQCIVLSVDARTVPIRPGGPKPTPSGWEVTTHGGRRGTGIDAVQWAARGAELGVGEILLNSMDADGTKAGFDLPMLRAVRAAVTVPVIASGGAGAVEHFAPAVDSGADAVLAASVFHFRELTIGQVKAAMAAEGITVR, encoded by the coding sequence ATGCTAAACGACGTCAATGACCTTGCGGTGCGGGTGATCCCGTGCCTGGACGTCGACGCGGGACGTGTAGTCAAGGGTGTCAACTTCGAAAATCTCAGGGATGCAGGTGATCCCGTCGAACTTGCTGCTGCCTACGACGCCGAGGGCGCCGACGAGCTCACCTTCCTGGATGTCACCGCTTCCTCCTCTGGCCGCGACACCATGCTCGACGTGGTGCGCCGCACCGCCGAGCAGGTATTCATCCCGTTGACTGTGGGCGGCGGGGTACGCACCGTGGCCGACGTCGATGTCCTGCTGCGCGCGGGCGCCGACAAGGTCTCGGTGAACACCGCCGCGATCGCGCGCCCGGAGCTGCTGGCCGAGATGGCAAGAAAGTTCGGGTCGCAGTGCATTGTGCTGTCGGTCGACGCGCGCACGGTGCCAATCAGGCCCGGCGGGCCTAAGCCGACGCCGTCCGGCTGGGAGGTCACTACCCACGGCGGTCGGCGCGGAACCGGCATCGATGCGGTCCAGTGGGCGGCGCGCGGCGCCGAGCTGGGGGTGGGGGAGATCCTGCTCAACTCGATGGACGCCGACGGCACCAAAGCCGGCTTCGACCTGCCGATGCTGCGGGCAGTGCGCGCAGCGGTGACGGTGCCGGTGATCGCCAGCGGCGGGGCGGGGGCCGTCGAGCACTTCGCGCCCGCCGTTGACTCGGGGGCCGATGCGGTGTTGGCAGCCAGCGTCTTTCACTTCCGTGAGCTGACCATCGGGCAGGTGAAGGCCGCCATGGCGGCCGAGGGGATCACGGTGCGATGA
- a CDS encoding inositol monophosphatase family protein, translating into MTQNLSVDSLVERAAAVLDEAVEPFLAGHRADSAVAKKGNDFATEVDLAIERQVVDALVAATGIQVHGEEFGGADFDSPWVWVLDPIDGTFNYAAGSPLAGILLGLLRDGEPVAGLTWLPFTNQRYTAVTGGPLIKNGVPQPKLARTELSDALVAAGSFSADSRGRFPGQYRLAVLENLSRMSSRLRMHGSTGLDLAYVADGILGGAISFGSHVWDHAAGVALVRAAGGTVTDLAGRPWSPASRSALAAAPGVHDEMLEILRSTGDPEDF; encoded by the coding sequence ATGACGCAGAATCTTTCGGTGGACTCGCTTGTCGAACGGGCAGCGGCAGTCCTCGACGAGGCCGTCGAACCGTTCTTGGCCGGCCACCGTGCTGATTCGGCGGTTGCCAAGAAGGGCAACGACTTTGCCACCGAGGTGGATCTGGCGATCGAGCGCCAGGTCGTCGATGCATTGGTTGCGGCCACCGGAATCCAGGTGCATGGCGAAGAATTCGGTGGCGCCGACTTCGACTCGCCTTGGGTGTGGGTGCTGGACCCGATCGACGGTACGTTCAATTATGCTGCCGGTTCACCGCTGGCCGGAATCCTCCTCGGGCTGCTGCGCGACGGCGAACCGGTGGCTGGGCTGACGTGGCTGCCGTTCACCAACCAGCGTTATACCGCCGTGACCGGTGGCCCACTAATCAAAAACGGTGTGCCGCAGCCTAAGCTGGCGCGAACCGAGTTGTCGGACGCGCTGGTGGCCGCCGGATCGTTCAGCGCGGACTCGCGCGGCCGGTTCCCCGGCCAGTACCGCTTGGCGGTGTTGGAGAACCTCAGCCGGATGTCGTCGCGATTACGGATGCACGGATCCACCGGGCTGGATCTCGCCTATGTCGCTGACGGAATACTCGGTGGTGCAATCAGTTTCGGCAGCCATGTGTGGGATCATGCCGCCGGGGTCGCCTTGGTGCGGGCCGCGGGTGGCACCGTCACGGATCTGGCTGGCCGGCCATGGAGTCCGGCGTCGCGGTCGGCGTTGGCGGCCGCGCCCGGGGTGCACGACGAGATGCTGGAGATCCTGCGCAGCACGGGCGATCCGGAGGACTTCTGA
- the hisH gene encoding imidazole glycerol phosphate synthase subunit HisH, which yields MTARSVVVLDYGSGNLRSAQRALERVGAEVEVTADADKALAADGLVVPGVGAFEACMSGLRKIGGERIIAERVSGRRPVLGVCVGMQILFAHGVEFGVDTMGCGQWPGAVTRLDAPVIPHMGWNVVQAAPGSVLFKGLSADTRFYFVHSYAAQRWEGSAEAMLTWATHQVPFLAAVEDGPLSATQFHPEKSGDAGAAVLHNWIEGL from the coding sequence GTGACAGCTAGATCGGTCGTGGTTCTGGACTACGGGTCGGGTAATCTACGGTCTGCCCAGCGTGCGCTAGAGCGGGTTGGTGCCGAGGTCGAGGTGACCGCCGACGCCGACAAGGCCCTGGCAGCCGATGGACTGGTGGTGCCGGGCGTCGGGGCCTTCGAGGCTTGCATGAGCGGACTGCGCAAGATCGGCGGCGAACGGATCATCGCTGAGCGGGTCAGCGGCCGGCGACCCGTGCTGGGTGTCTGTGTGGGCATGCAGATCCTGTTCGCGCACGGCGTCGAATTCGGCGTTGACACAATGGGTTGCGGCCAGTGGCCGGGAGCGGTGACCCGGCTGGATGCGCCGGTGATCCCGCACATGGGCTGGAACGTGGTGCAGGCCGCGCCCGGCAGCGTGCTCTTCAAAGGGTTGAGCGCCGACACCCGTTTTTATTTCGTACACTCCTACGCCGCGCAGCGGTGGGAAGGTTCAGCTGAGGCGATGTTGACGTGGGCGACACATCAGGTGCCGTTTCTGGCGGCAGTCGAGGACGGGCCGTTGTCGGCGACCCAGTTTCACCCGGAGAAGAGCGGGGATGCCGGCGCGGCCGTGTTACACAACTGGATCGAGGGCCTGTAA
- a CDS encoding peroxiredoxin → MKTGDTVADFELPDQMGTPRKLSDLLADGPVVLFFYPAAMTPGCTKEACHFRDLAAEFAAVGANRVGISTDAVEKQAKFADAQKFDYPLLSDAEGTVATQFGVKRGLLGKLMPVKRTTFVIDQDRRVLDVISSEFSMDTHADKALQVLRNR, encoded by the coding sequence ATGAAAACTGGCGACACCGTGGCCGACTTCGAGCTTCCCGACCAGATGGGTACACCACGCAAACTCAGCGACCTGCTTGCTGACGGGCCTGTGGTGCTGTTCTTCTACCCGGCGGCCATGACCCCGGGCTGCACCAAGGAGGCCTGCCACTTCCGCGACCTGGCCGCCGAATTCGCTGCCGTGGGGGCGAACCGGGTCGGTATCAGCACCGACGCCGTAGAGAAGCAGGCCAAGTTCGCCGATGCCCAGAAATTCGACTATCCGCTGCTGTCGGACGCCGAGGGGACGGTGGCCACCCAGTTCGGCGTCAAGCGCGGCCTGCTGGGCAAGCTGATGCCGGTTAAGCGCACCACGTTCGTCATCGATCAAGACCGCCGAGTGCTCGATGTGATCTCCAGCGAGTTCAGCATGGACACCCATGCCGACAAGGCGCTGCAAGTACTGCGCAACCGCTAG
- the priA gene encoding bifunctional 1-(5-phosphoribosyl)-5-((5-phosphoribosylamino)methylideneamino)imidazole-4-carboxamide isomerase/phosphoribosylanthranilate isomerase PriA, with protein MSLILLPAVDVVEGRAVRLVQGKAGSETEYGSALDAALGWQRDGTDWIHLVDLDAAFGRGSNRELLAEVVGKLDVQVELSGGIRDDDSLAAALATGCARVNLGTAALENPQWCARAIAEHGEKVAVGLDVQIVDGQHRLRGRGWETDGGDLWQVLDRLNGEGCSRYVVTDVTKDGTLGGPNLDLLAAVAERAEAPVIASGGVSSLDDLRAIATLTDRGVEGAIVGKALYAGRFTLPQALAAVRE; from the coding sequence ATGTCGCTGATTTTGTTGCCGGCGGTCGACGTGGTCGAGGGGCGTGCCGTGCGTCTGGTGCAGGGCAAGGCCGGTAGTGAAACCGAGTATGGGTCGGCGCTTGATGCCGCGTTGGGTTGGCAGCGCGACGGCACCGACTGGATACACCTGGTCGATCTAGACGCCGCGTTCGGGCGTGGCTCCAACCGCGAACTGCTCGCCGAGGTGGTGGGCAAGCTCGACGTCCAGGTGGAATTGTCCGGCGGCATCCGCGACGACGACTCGCTGGCCGCCGCGCTGGCCACCGGGTGCGCCCGGGTCAACCTGGGCACCGCAGCGCTGGAGAACCCGCAGTGGTGCGCCCGCGCGATCGCCGAGCACGGCGAGAAGGTCGCCGTCGGTCTGGACGTCCAGATCGTCGACGGCCAACACCGGTTGCGTGGACGCGGCTGGGAGACCGACGGTGGCGACTTGTGGCAGGTACTGGACCGCCTCAACGGCGAAGGCTGCTCGCGCTACGTCGTGACCGACGTGACCAAGGACGGCACCCTGGGGGGTCCCAATCTGGACCTGCTGGCGGCCGTCGCCGAGCGCGCCGAGGCGCCGGTGATTGCCTCCGGCGGGGTGTCCAGCCTGGATGACCTGCGGGCCATCGCGACACTGACCGACCGTGGCGTCGAGGGCGCCATTGTCGGCAAGGCGCTCTACGCCGGGCGCTTCACCTTGCCTCAGGCGCTGGCCGCGGTGCGGGAATAG
- a CDS encoding serine/threonine-protein kinase, whose amino-acid sequence MPTSESQDDGLRAGELFAGYTIVRRLGVGGMGEVYLAQHPRLPRRDALKILPAELTVNQEYRQRFNREAELAATLYHEHIVGIHDRGEYHGQLWLSMDYVEGTDAARLVQEHFPSGMPLPDVVQIVAAVADALDYAHSRGLLHRDIKPANILLGEAGPRRRIVLADFGVARELDQTSGLTATNMTMGTTAYCAPEQLLGSVLDGRVDQYALACTTYQLLTGVAPFDHSSPAAIVTQHLSAPPPLLSGRRPDLPHLDPVMARALAKDPAARFASCTEFAAALAAPPGLVPGPPLVVAGPTRVIPVPPPPASGGGHATLIATLAAIALVGVAVILGVVAMSTNTSDRAAGPSSPVSTTSRSAEPPGSSASASPPPGLRLNPYLTDEAHVLKPAERDAVDAAVDNLRQRRGIRLWVVYVKNFGGLNPARWADREIHDNEFSDNDALLGIATDSRTFIFQVATAITTGRPIDVEEIGHEHIAPAVAKRDWVKAALAATNGLDVD is encoded by the coding sequence ATGCCGACAAGCGAGAGTCAGGACGACGGCTTGCGGGCGGGCGAGCTGTTCGCCGGGTACACCATCGTCCGGCGATTGGGTGTCGGCGGCATGGGCGAGGTGTACCTAGCCCAGCATCCACGGCTGCCGCGGCGCGATGCTCTGAAGATCCTGCCGGCCGAACTCACGGTGAATCAGGAGTACCGCCAGCGCTTCAACCGCGAAGCCGAACTGGCCGCCACCCTGTACCACGAGCACATCGTCGGCATTCACGACCGCGGCGAGTACCACGGACAGCTGTGGCTTTCGATGGACTACGTGGAGGGCACCGACGCCGCCCGACTGGTCCAGGAGCATTTCCCGTCCGGAATGCCGCTGCCGGACGTGGTGCAGATCGTGGCCGCAGTCGCTGACGCACTGGACTACGCGCACTCCCGCGGCCTGCTGCACCGCGATATCAAGCCAGCCAACATCCTGTTGGGTGAGGCGGGGCCGCGACGGCGCATAGTGCTCGCCGATTTCGGCGTCGCCCGCGAGCTAGACCAGACCAGTGGCCTGACCGCCACGAACATGACGATGGGCACCACCGCCTACTGCGCACCCGAGCAGTTGCTGGGCTCCGTCCTGGACGGACGGGTCGACCAGTACGCGCTGGCATGTACCACCTACCAGCTGCTCACCGGCGTGGCGCCATTCGACCACTCCAGCCCGGCGGCGATCGTCACCCAGCACCTATCGGCGCCACCACCGTTGCTCAGCGGCCGCCGCCCCGACCTGCCGCACCTCGACCCGGTCATGGCCCGTGCCCTCGCCAAAGACCCGGCGGCGCGGTTTGCGTCGTGCACGGAGTTCGCGGCGGCTCTGGCCGCGCCGCCCGGTCTGGTTCCAGGACCGCCCCTGGTGGTAGCCGGCCCTACCCGGGTCATTCCCGTGCCGCCGCCGCCCGCGTCCGGCGGCGGTCACGCGACGTTGATCGCGACGCTGGCGGCCATCGCACTGGTGGGCGTTGCGGTGATTCTCGGGGTGGTGGCGATGAGCACCAACACCAGTGACCGGGCGGCCGGGCCGTCGAGTCCAGTCAGCACCACCTCGCGGTCTGCCGAACCACCCGGCAGCAGCGCCTCGGCCTCGCCCCCACCCGGGCTGCGGCTGAACCCGTACTTGACTGACGAAGCGCACGTCCTCAAGCCCGCCGAGCGTGACGCGGTCGACGCGGCCGTCGACAACCTCCGCCAGCGGCGCGGCATCCGATTATGGGTGGTGTACGTCAAGAACTTCGGCGGCCTGAACCCGGCCCGCTGGGCCGACCGCGAGATTCACGACAACGAGTTCAGCGACAACGACGCCTTGCTCGGAATCGCCACCGATAGCCGCACCTTCATCTTCCAGGTGGCTACCGCGATCACCACGGGTCGGCCCATCGATGTCGAGGAGATCGGCCACGAACACATAGCCCCCGCGGTGGCCAAACGCGATTGGGTCAAGGCCGCGCTTGCCGCCACGAACGGCCTGGACGTCGATTAG
- the hisI gene encoding phosphoribosyl-AMP cyclohydrolase — MRLDPHIAARLKRNADGLIAAVVQERGTGDVLMVAWMDDDALARTLETREATYFSRSRSEQWIKGATSGHTQYVHSVRLDCDGDTVLLTVDQVGGACHTGDHSCFDGAVLLDDPGAPA, encoded by the coding sequence ATGAGACTGGACCCGCACATCGCTGCGCGGCTGAAGCGCAACGCTGACGGATTGATCGCCGCAGTGGTGCAGGAGCGCGGCACCGGCGACGTGCTGATGGTTGCCTGGATGGACGACGACGCGCTGGCGCGAACGCTGGAAACGCGTGAAGCTACCTATTTTTCGCGATCCCGCAGCGAGCAGTGGATCAAGGGCGCAACGTCGGGGCACACCCAGTACGTGCACTCGGTGCGTCTGGACTGCGACGGCGACACGGTGCTGTTGACCGTCGACCAGGTGGGGGGAGCCTGCCACACCGGTGACCACAGCTGCTTTGATGGCGCGGTGCTGCTCGACGACCCGGGCGCGCCAGCCTGA
- a CDS encoding anthranilate synthase component I, with protein sequence MHANLAATTTREDFRALAAEHRVVPVTRKVLADSETPLSAYRKLAANRPGTFLLESAENGRSWSRWSFIGAGAPTALTVRGGHAVWLGAAPKDAPTGGDPLDALRATLAVLATAAPQESRPGLPPLSGGMVGFFAYDMVRRLERLPELAVDDLQLPDMLLLLATDLAAVDHHEGTITLIANAVNWNGTDDRVDWAYDDAVARLDVMTAALGQPLPSTVSTFSKPQPRYRSQRTVDEYSKIVDYLVEQIAAGEAFQVVPSQRFEMDTDVDPIDVYRMLRVTNPSPYMYLLQIPDGDGALDFSIVGSSPEALVTVQDRRATTHPIAGTRWRGETDEEDVLLEKELLADDKELAEHLMLVDLGRNDLGRVCTPGTVRVEDYSHIERYSHVMHLVSTVTGLLADGQTALDAVTACFPAGTLSGAPKVRAMELIEEVEKTRRGLYGGVVGYLDFAGNADFAIAIRTALMRGGTAYVQAGGGVVADSNGPYEYNEARNKARAVLNAIAAAQTLTTPDVGSG encoded by the coding sequence GTGCACGCCAACCTTGCAGCCACGACCACCCGGGAGGATTTCCGGGCACTGGCGGCAGAGCACCGGGTGGTCCCGGTGACTCGCAAAGTCTTGGCCGACAGCGAAACTCCACTGTCGGCGTACCGCAAGCTCGCCGCCAATCGCCCCGGAACCTTCCTGCTCGAATCGGCCGAGAACGGCCGCTCGTGGTCACGCTGGTCCTTTATCGGCGCGGGAGCGCCGACGGCGCTGACAGTGCGCGGCGGCCACGCCGTGTGGCTCGGTGCCGCGCCCAAGGACGCACCCACCGGCGGCGACCCGTTGGACGCGCTGCGCGCCACTCTGGCGGTGCTCGCGACCGCCGCACCCCAGGAGTCCCGGCCCGGGCTGCCGCCGCTGTCCGGTGGCATGGTCGGCTTCTTCGCCTACGACATGGTGCGACGCCTTGAGCGCTTGCCGGAACTGGCCGTCGACGACCTGCAGCTACCGGACATGCTGTTGCTACTGGCCACCGACCTTGCGGCCGTCGACCATCACGAGGGCACCATCACCCTGATCGCCAACGCGGTGAACTGGAACGGCACCGACGATCGGGTCGACTGGGCCTACGACGACGCGGTCGCGAGGCTCGACGTGATGACTGCGGCGCTCGGACAGCCGCTGCCGTCAACGGTGTCGACGTTCAGCAAACCCCAGCCGCGCTATCGCTCGCAGCGCACCGTGGACGAATACAGCAAGATCGTCGACTACCTCGTCGAGCAGATTGCTGCTGGCGAAGCCTTTCAGGTGGTGCCTTCACAGCGCTTCGAGATGGATACCGACGTCGACCCCATCGACGTCTACCGGATGCTGCGGGTGACCAACCCGAGCCCCTACATGTATCTATTGCAGATCCCCGATGGTGATGGTGCACTGGACTTTTCGATCGTCGGTTCGAGTCCGGAGGCGTTGGTCACCGTGCAGGACCGCCGGGCCACTACGCATCCGATCGCCGGAACGCGCTGGCGTGGGGAGACCGACGAGGAAGACGTCCTGCTGGAAAAAGAGCTGCTCGCCGACGACAAGGAATTGGCCGAGCACCTCATGCTGGTCGATCTGGGCCGCAACGATCTGGGCCGGGTCTGCACCCCAGGCACGGTGCGCGTCGAGGACTACAGCCACATCGAGCGCTACAGCCATGTCATGCACCTGGTATCCACCGTGACGGGGCTGCTGGCAGACGGCCAGACCGCATTGGACGCGGTCACCGCCTGTTTCCCGGCCGGCACGCTGTCGGGAGCGCCCAAGGTGCGGGCCATGGAGCTGATCGAGGAGGTCGAGAAAACCCGGCGCGGGCTCTACGGGGGCGTGGTGGGCTACCTGGACTTCGCCGGCAACGCCGACTTCGCGATCGCGATCCGGACCGCATTGATGCGTGGTGGCACCGCGTATGTGCAGGCCGGCGGCGGCGTGGTCGCCGATTCCAACGGGCCCTACGAGTACAACGAAGCCAGGAACAAGGCACGGGCGGTGCTCAACGCGATCGCGGCCGCTCAGACGTTGACCACCCCGGACGTGGGCAGTGGCTGA
- the trpC gene encoding indole-3-glycerol phosphate synthase TrpC — protein sequence MSPASVLDSILEGVRADVAAREASVSLSEIKAAAAAAPPPLDVMAALREPGIGVIAEVKRASPSKGALAPISDPAKLARAYEDGGARIISVLTEERRFQGSLDDLDAVRAAVSIPVLRKDFVVQPYQIHEARAHGADMLLLIVAALDQSALVSMLDRTESLGMTALVEVHTEEEADRALKAGANVIGVNARDLATLEVDRDCFARIAPGLPSKVIRIAESGVRHTGDLLAYAGAGADAVLVGEGLVKSGDPRAAVADLVTAGTHPSCPKPAR from the coding sequence ATGAGTCCGGCATCCGTGCTTGACTCCATTCTCGAGGGAGTCCGCGCCGACGTTGCCGCGCGCGAAGCCAGCGTGAGCCTGTCCGAAATCAAGGCCGCCGCGGCCGCCGCGCCGCCACCTTTGGACGTCATGGCCGCGCTGCGTGAACCAGGCATCGGCGTTATCGCGGAGGTCAAGCGCGCCAGCCCGTCCAAGGGTGCGCTAGCACCCATTTCCGACCCGGCGAAACTGGCCCGTGCCTACGAGGATGGCGGCGCCCGGATCATCAGCGTACTTACCGAGGAACGACGGTTCCAAGGCTCCCTCGACGACCTCGACGCGGTGCGCGCCGCTGTTTCGATTCCGGTGTTACGCAAAGACTTTGTGGTGCAGCCCTACCAGATTCACGAGGCTCGCGCACACGGTGCGGACATGCTGCTGCTGATCGTAGCGGCGCTGGACCAATCGGCGCTGGTGTCCATGCTCGACCGCACCGAATCCCTCGGCATGACCGCGCTCGTCGAGGTCCACACCGAGGAAGAAGCGGACCGCGCACTCAAGGCCGGTGCCAACGTGATCGGGGTCAACGCCCGCGATCTGGCAACGCTGGAGGTCGACCGGGATTGCTTCGCGCGCATAGCTCCCGGGCTGCCCAGCAAGGTGATCCGGATCGCCGAATCCGGTGTACGTCACACCGGCGACCTGCTGGCGTATGCCGGTGCGGGAGCCGACGCCGTCCTGGTCGGTGAGGGTTTGGTCAAAAGCGGTGACCCCCGCGCGGCGGTCGCCGATCTGGTTACCGCCGGCACTCATCCGTCCTGTCCGAAACCGGCTCGCTAG
- a CDS encoding calcium:proton antiporter codes for MLKRVSWNLLAPVIAVISLAFTWGEDIGLVVGAIEAVLLAGAVLAAVHHAEVVAHRVGEPLGSLVLAVAVTVIEVALIVTLMTSGGEKAATLARDTVFSAVMITTNGIAGLALLVGSRRYGVTHFNAEGSGSALATIATLATLGLVLPAFTTSHPGPQFSPGQLAFAAVASLALYLMFVFTQTVRHRNFFLPVKQQGAKDPDSEDHADPPGNRETLLSLGLLLVALVAVVGLAKVESPIIERGVAAAGFPHAFVGVVIATLVLLPETVAAVRAAHRGRMQISLNLAYGSAMASIGLTIPTIALASIWIRGPLSLGLGPTQLVLLALTVVVSTLTVVPGRATRLQGEVHLVLLAACFFLAMSP; via the coding sequence GTGCTAAAGCGCGTGTCCTGGAACCTGCTGGCCCCCGTCATCGCGGTCATCTCGCTCGCATTCACCTGGGGCGAGGACATCGGGCTGGTGGTCGGTGCGATCGAAGCGGTGCTGCTGGCCGGTGCCGTGCTGGCCGCGGTCCATCACGCCGAGGTGGTCGCGCACCGGGTCGGGGAGCCGTTGGGTTCCCTGGTGCTCGCCGTAGCGGTAACGGTCATCGAGGTTGCACTGATCGTCACGTTGATGACTTCCGGCGGCGAGAAGGCCGCCACGCTGGCCCGCGACACCGTCTTCTCCGCGGTGATGATCACCACCAACGGGATCGCCGGGTTGGCGCTGCTGGTTGGTTCCCGCCGTTACGGCGTCACGCACTTCAACGCGGAGGGCAGCGGGTCAGCGCTGGCCACCATCGCGACGTTGGCCACGTTGGGCCTGGTGTTGCCCGCGTTCACCACCAGCCACCCCGGCCCGCAATTCTCCCCGGGCCAGCTGGCGTTCGCCGCCGTCGCTTCCCTGGCGCTGTACTTGATGTTCGTCTTCACCCAGACCGTGCGGCACCGAAACTTCTTTCTGCCGGTCAAACAGCAGGGCGCCAAGGACCCCGATTCCGAGGACCACGCCGACCCGCCGGGCAACCGGGAGACGCTGCTCAGTCTCGGGTTGCTGCTGGTGGCCCTGGTGGCGGTGGTAGGCCTGGCGAAAGTGGAGTCCCCGATCATCGAGCGCGGGGTAGCCGCCGCTGGCTTCCCGCATGCATTCGTGGGCGTGGTGATCGCCACGCTGGTGCTGCTGCCGGAGACGGTTGCCGCGGTGCGCGCCGCGCACCGGGGCCGCATGCAGATCAGCCTGAACCTGGCCTACGGCTCGGCGATGGCCAGCATTGGGCTCACCATCCCCACCATCGCGCTGGCCTCGATCTGGATTCGCGGGCCACTGAGCCTGGGTTTGGGCCCCACTCAGCTGGTGTTGCTGGCGCTGACTGTCGTGGTAAGCACGCTCACCGTCGTGCCCGGCCGGGCGACCCGGCTGCAGGGCGAGGTGCATCTGGTGCTGCTGGCCGCGTGCTTCTTCCTAGCGATGAGCCCCTAG